The proteins below come from a single Aphanothece sacrum FPU1 genomic window:
- a CDS encoding NAD-dependent epimerase/dehydratase family protein yields the protein MKILITGASGFLGTNLCSQLQTQGHELVRLNSKNCDLTQSDSLLNFNNTTYDQIYHLAAWTQAGDFCLYHPGEQWIINQQMNTNILNWWQKYQPQAKFICMGTSCAYDPDLSLVEENYLTGMPISSLFTYAMTKRMLYAGLLALNKQYGLKYLCLVPSTLYGAGYHTDGRQMHFIFDLIRKIIRGKLYGEPVILWGDGTQSRELVFVDDFAKIAIQLAQTVDNDLINIGAGEEFPIRHFAKLICEQVGYDFNQIQFDTSRYVGAKSKCLVVNKLKESLPNLDLTPLELGLTKTIVWFWQEQEKLVPAG from the coding sequence ATGAAAATTTTAATTACAGGTGCAAGCGGTTTTCTGGGAACTAACCTCTGTTCTCAACTGCAAACCCAAGGACACGAATTAGTCCGTCTGAACTCGAAAAACTGCGATTTGACTCAATCTGACTCCTTACTAAACTTTAATAATACTACTTACGATCAAATTTATCATCTAGCCGCCTGGACACAAGCAGGAGATTTTTGTCTGTACCATCCAGGAGAACAATGGATTATCAATCAACAGATGAATACTAATATTCTCAATTGGTGGCAAAAATACCAACCCCAGGCGAAATTTATCTGTATGGGAACAAGTTGTGCCTATGATCCCGACTTATCTCTAGTTGAAGAAAATTATCTTACGGGGATGCCTATTAGCAGCTTGTTTACCTATGCCATGACTAAACGGATGCTTTATGCCGGATTATTGGCTTTAAACAAACAATACGGGTTAAAATATCTCTGTTTGGTTCCCTCAACCTTATATGGAGCGGGGTATCATACCGATGGACGACAAATGCACTTTATTTTTGATCTCATCCGCAAAATTATTCGGGGTAAACTCTATGGAGAACCTGTTATCTTGTGGGGAGACGGAACCCAATCACGGGAATTAGTCTTTGTCGATGATTTTGCTAAAATAGCCATCCAATTAGCCCAAACCGTAGATAATGATCTGATTAACATCGGTGCTGGAGAGGAATTTCCTATTCGTCATTTTGCCAAACTCATCTGTGAACAAGTCGGATACGACTTTAACCAGATACAATTTGACACCTCTCGGTATGTGGGGGCCAAGTCTAAATGCTTAGTGGTTAACAAACTTAAGGAATCTTTACCCAATTTAGACTTAACTCCATTAGAATTAGGATTAACAAAAACCATAGTGTGGTTCTGGCAGGAGCAAGAAAAACTTGTCCCGGCTGGTTAA
- a CDS encoding DUF29 domain-containing protein, with the protein MIESQELERQKNTKILYEQDLQLWINHTINQLEERQFDQLDIEHLIEELRDLGKSDKTSLISNLKILIAHLLKLKVQFDAPETMQNSWYNSIDEHRERIIDSLNDNPSFKTFLPEAIKKAYPNARKLAIKEGKRAKKGIRIPQENEYIMSCPFTIEQLLDENFYS; encoded by the coding sequence ATGATTGAATCCCAAGAATTAGAGAGACAAAAGAATACTAAAATATTGTATGAGCAAGATCTTCAATTATGGATTAATCATACCATTAATCAACTAGAAGAACGACAATTTGATCAGCTTGATATTGAACATTTAATTGAGGAGTTAAGAGACTTGGGAAAATCTGATAAAACCAGTCTTATTAGTAACTTAAAAATTTTAATTGCTCATTTACTAAAACTTAAAGTTCAATTTGATGCACCAGAAACTATGCAAAATAGTTGGTATAATTCAATTGATGAACATCGAGAGCGCATCATAGACTCTCTTAATGATAATCCATCTTTTAAAACTTTTCTACCGGAAGCCATAAAAAAAGCTTATCCTAATGCTCGTAAATTAGCAATTAAAGAAGGTAAACGAGCAAAAAAAGGCATTCGTATTCCTCAAGAAAATGAGTATATTATGAGTTGTCCTTTTACTATTGAACAGCTTTTAGATGAAAATTTTTATTCATAA
- a CDS encoding MEKHLA domain-containing protein has product MNNLPYQQEKVIQRTQLILSSFEYWLGHSLFQEKGLPEIKASPEDIAKQLFEVPVIVASDGTENDPILNYGNQKALETWELSWEEFTKIPSRKTAELVEQEERDRLLAETTAKGFCYFSGIRITSTGKRFKINNGIVWNVIDEQQNYKGKAVVYSDFYFL; this is encoded by the coding sequence ATGAATAATTTACCGTATCAACAAGAAAAAGTCATTCAAAGAACTCAATTAATTTTGAGTAGTTTTGAATATTGGTTAGGTCACTCTTTATTTCAAGAAAAAGGTTTACCAGAAATAAAAGCTTCACCTGAAGACATAGCAAAACAATTATTTGAAGTTCCTGTTATTGTTGCTTCTGATGGAACAGAAAACGATCCAATTTTGAATTATGGTAATCAAAAAGCGTTAGAAACATGGGAATTAAGTTGGGAAGAATTTACCAAAATTCCATCACGAAAAACAGCAGAATTAGTAGAACAAGAAGAACGTGATCGCTTATTAGCTGAAACCACAGCTAAGGGGTTTTGTTACTTTTCGGGAATTCGTATTACTAGCACGGGAAAACGTTTTAAAATTAATAATGGAATTGTTTGGAATGTCATTGATGAACAACAAAATTATAAGGGAAAAGCTGTCGTATATTCAGATTTTTATTTTTTATAA
- a CDS encoding malic enzyme-like NAD(P)-binding protein, translated as MANLNPNASYSLALTIELPNIAGTLSYVTQAIAAAGGSLGQISLIEHTLKITRREITIDASSEEQAEKIVSAVREIPNVKVIKVSDRTFELHRKGKITVNSRLPLTSQSDLAMAYTPGVGRICQAIAREPSKVYELTIKNNTVAVVTDGSAVLGLGNLGPEAALPVMEGKAMLFKEFGGIDAFPICLATQDTEEIIETVKRIAPVFGGVNLEDISAPRCFEIEERLRKELDIPVFHDDQHGTAIVTLAALFNALKLVQKTIEEVRIVINGAGAAGVAIASLLQAAGATTIWLCDTKGILSTSRTDLNPQKQAYAVNASGSLADAMQGADIFLGVSAPGVVTPEMVRSMAKDPIVFAMANPIPEIQPELITDDVAVMATGRSDYPNQINNVLAFPGVFRGALDCRAKTITEHMCLEAAKAIASLVTSNNLDREHIVPSVFDQRVAPAVASAVQLAARQDGVATQ; from the coding sequence ATGGCAAATCTCAATCCCAATGCAAGTTATAGTCTAGCGTTAACCATTGAATTACCTAATATCGCAGGGACTCTCTCCTATGTGACTCAAGCGATCGCAGCAGCAGGGGGAAGTCTAGGACAAATTTCTCTGATTGAACATACTCTAAAAATTACCCGACGAGAAATCACGATTGATGCGTCAAGCGAAGAACAGGCCGAGAAAATTGTCTCAGCCGTGCGAGAAATCCCCAATGTCAAGGTTATTAAGGTTTCTGATCGGACTTTTGAGTTACATCGTAAGGGAAAAATTACCGTCAATAGTCGTCTTCCCCTAACTTCTCAATCTGATCTAGCGATGGCTTATACTCCAGGGGTCGGACGTATTTGTCAAGCGATCGCCCGTGAACCGTCTAAAGTCTATGAACTAACCATTAAAAATAACACCGTTGCGGTTGTCACTGATGGAAGTGCAGTGTTAGGGTTAGGCAACTTAGGCCCCGAAGCGGCTTTACCTGTCATGGAAGGAAAAGCCATGTTATTCAAAGAATTTGGGGGTATTGATGCTTTTCCTATCTGTTTAGCCACCCAAGACACAGAAGAAATTATTGAGACAGTCAAACGTATTGCCCCTGTTTTTGGTGGGGTCAACCTAGAAGATATTTCCGCCCCCCGTTGCTTTGAAATTGAAGAACGACTGCGTAAAGAACTTGATATTCCTGTCTTTCATGACGATCAACACGGTACAGCTATTGTCACCCTAGCCGCCTTATTTAATGCCCTCAAATTAGTCCAGAAGACCATAGAAGAAGTGCGAATTGTCATTAATGGGGCGGGGGCAGCCGGAGTAGCGATCGCCTCTTTATTACAGGCTGCTGGTGCAACAACTATCTGGCTATGTGACACTAAAGGCATTTTGTCTACCTCCCGTACTGACTTAAACCCGCAAAAACAAGCTTATGCGGTTAATGCTAGTGGTTCCCTCGCAGATGCTATGCAAGGGGCAGACATATTTTTAGGAGTGAGTGCGCCAGGGGTAGTGACACCGGAAATGGTACGTTCTATGGCCAAAGACCCCATTGTTTTTGCCATGGCTAACCCTATCCCTGAAATCCAGCCAGAATTAATCACAGATGACGTGGCAGTGATGGCCACCGGACGCAGTGACTATCCCAATCAAATTAACAATGTGTTAGCCTTTCCTGGGGTATTTCGTGGGGCTTTAGACTGTCGGGCTAAAACGATCACTGAACATATGTGTTTAGAAGCTGCCAAAGCGATCGCCTCTTTGGTAACATCAAATAATTTAGATCGAGAACATATTGTTCCCTCAGTATTTGATCAACGGGTTGCTCCTGCGGTAGCTAGTGCAGTACAGTTAGCCGCCCGTCAAGATGGGGTAGCCACCCAGTAG
- the crtE gene encoding geranylgeranyl diphosphate synthase CrtE, whose protein sequence is MVMTGKNPVAQPETSNFDLASYLNEKKHLVDEALDSSLPIIRPETIYEAMRYSLLAGGKRLRPILCLSTCDLMGGTLEMAMPTACALEMIHTMSLIHDDLPAMDNDDYRRGKLTNHKVYGEDIAILAGDALLSYAFEYVATQTRNVALENLVDVIARLGRTVGASGLVGGQVLDLESEGKEGITVDTLKFIHIHKTGALLETSVVSGAILAGATLEDIQRLSRYAQNIGLAFQIVDDILDITSTQEELGKTAGKDLRDKKATYPSLWGLEESKKQAQQLVNEAITQLIPYGDKATPLKAIANFIVTRKN, encoded by the coding sequence ATGGTCATGACAGGCAAAAATCCAGTGGCGCAGCCAGAAACATCAAATTTTGATCTCGCGTCCTATCTCAACGAAAAAAAACACCTAGTAGATGAGGCATTAGACTCATCTCTTCCCATTATTCGTCCCGAAACAATTTACGAAGCGATGCGTTATTCTCTCCTAGCAGGAGGCAAACGGTTACGTCCCATTCTTTGTTTAAGCACCTGTGATCTCATGGGGGGAACCCTAGAAATGGCGATGCCTACTGCCTGCGCTTTGGAAATGATTCATACCATGTCTTTAATTCATGATGATTTACCGGCCATGGATAATGATGATTATCGGCGAGGAAAATTAACAAATCATAAGGTTTATGGGGAAGATATCGCTATTTTGGCAGGCGATGCCCTATTATCCTATGCTTTTGAATATGTGGCTACCCAAACTCGTAATGTAGCTTTAGAGAATTTAGTGGATGTGATCGCCCGTTTAGGTCGAACAGTAGGGGCCTCTGGCTTAGTCGGGGGTCAAGTACTCGATTTAGAATCTGAAGGGAAAGAGGGTATTACGGTTGATACCTTAAAATTTATTCATATCCACAAAACAGGGGCATTATTAGAAACTTCAGTGGTATCAGGAGCTATTTTAGCAGGAGCCACCCTAGAAGACATACAACGATTATCTCGCTACGCTCAAAATATTGGCTTAGCTTTTCAAATTGTAGATGATATTTTAGATATTACCTCTACTCAAGAAGAATTAGGCAAAACCGCCGGAAAAGATCTACGGGACAAAAAAGCCACCTATCCGAGTCTCTGGGGCCTAGAAGAATCAAAAAAACAGGCTCAACAACTGGTTAATGAAGCCATAACCCAATTGATTCCCTATGGAGATAAAGCAACCCCTTTAAAAGCGATCGCTAATTTTATCGTGACTCGTAAAAACTAA
- a CDS encoding divergent PAP2 family protein — MQDFESIFHNKILLVALIACFSAQGLKVIVELIRHGKINFRFLMSTGGMPSAHSALVGALATGVGLTLGWSSPDFAIASLFAVIVMYDAAGVRQAAGKQARILNQLLDEFLQDGHHLNEERLKELLGHTPFQVLVGLAWGVSVSVLALPAL, encoded by the coding sequence ATGCAGGATTTTGAATCCATTTTCCACAATAAAATACTGTTGGTTGCCTTAATTGCTTGTTTTTCGGCTCAAGGACTAAAAGTGATCGTTGAATTAATTCGTCACGGAAAGATCAATTTTCGCTTTTTAATGAGTACCGGAGGAATGCCGAGCGCACATTCTGCCCTTGTAGGAGCCTTAGCCACAGGGGTAGGATTGACCTTAGGCTGGTCTAGTCCTGACTTTGCCATCGCGTCTCTGTTTGCCGTCATTGTCATGTACGATGCGGCTGGAGTACGTCAGGCTGCCGGAAAACAGGCCAGAATCCTTAACCAACTCCTCGATGAGTTTTTGCAAGATGGTCATCACCTAAATGAGGAAAGGTTAAAAGAATTACTTGGCCATACTCCCTTTCAAGTATTAGTAGGGTTAGCTTGGGGAGTGAGTGTTTCTGTTTTAGCCTTACCCGCTTTGTGA
- a CDS encoding SWIM zinc finger family protein: protein MTRADLLKNDPDLPQQEWWVQRWLELLDSYRFKKRLERARIYAREGNVLSIEFAGSQVLAKVQGSEVEPYQVSLSLELFTDEDWDYVIKSLSEKAIFSAQLLAGKMPDNIERVFIENGLNVFPFTLSDVNGHCSCPDKANPCKHIGAIYYQLADRFSEDPFIIFQLRGRSKAQILEGLRALRRQQVEQDNKIKVEEAEAKETTIKSYKQSDKIQSEELNLQTFWQYKEPLDSSLVVITPPSNNKTVLDVLGRIPLAYEEAEIVTEYLQQVYQTISQQAMIDALNRDS, encoded by the coding sequence ATGACAAGAGCAGATTTATTGAAAAATGATCCTGATTTACCTCAACAAGAATGGTGGGTGCAACGTTGGTTAGAATTATTAGACTCTTATCGCTTCAAAAAACGGTTAGAACGAGCTAGAATTTATGCTAGAGAAGGAAATGTTTTAAGTATTGAATTTGCCGGGTCACAAGTATTAGCTAAAGTTCAAGGAAGTGAAGTAGAACCCTATCAAGTTTCTCTTTCTCTTGAATTATTTACGGATGAAGACTGGGATTATGTAATTAAAAGTTTATCAGAAAAAGCCATTTTTTCTGCCCAATTATTAGCGGGTAAAATGCCAGATAATATTGAAAGAGTTTTTATTGAAAATGGCTTAAATGTCTTTCCCTTTACTTTATCGGATGTTAATGGTCATTGTAGTTGTCCCGATAAAGCTAACCCCTGTAAACATATTGGGGCCATTTATTATCAGTTAGCTGATCGTTTTAGCGAAGATCCTTTTATTATTTTTCAATTAAGAGGTAGATCAAAAGCTCAAATATTAGAAGGTTTAAGGGCGTTACGTCGTCAGCAAGTTGAACAAGATAATAAAATTAAAGTAGAAGAAGCTGAAGCCAAAGAAACAACAATCAAGTCTTATAAACAATCTGATAAAATTCAATCTGAGGAGTTAAATTTACAAACATTTTGGCAATATAAAGAACCATTAGATAGTTCTTTAGTTGTGATTACTCCTCCTTCAAATAATAAAACAGTTCTTGATGTTTTAGGCAGAATTCCTTTAGCTTATGAAGAAGCAGAAATTGTGACAGAATATCTACAACAAGTCTATCAAACTATTAGTCAACAAGCCATGATAGATGCTTTAAACCGTGATTCCTGA
- a CDS encoding M15 family metallopeptidase, with the protein MENEQNTIKQPDPIDDIPEALRDVPTSSSLSLKKLGLILAGIVGLSVVVLASFLVLRSFSQLSQITPSSVTSSGSTITENPSPEAIENILGHLPYPEAPPSELKPITPDGRIKMRINAAKSFRKMQQDSRASGIILTPISGFRTIAEQEYLFFEVKRQRNQETRKRAEVSAPPKYSEHHTGYAVDIGDGNVPGTNLSPSFEQTAAFRWLKNNAAKYSFEISFPKNNPQGVSYEPWHWRYVGDRDSLETFYKARNLQPKSSN; encoded by the coding sequence ATGGAAAATGAGCAAAACACCATCAAGCAACCAGACCCTATCGATGACATTCCTGAAGCTTTACGAGATGTGCCTACTTCTTCATCTTTGTCACTGAAAAAATTAGGGTTAATCTTAGCAGGAATTGTTGGGCTTAGTGTAGTGGTATTAGCAAGTTTTTTGGTTCTACGTTCCTTCTCTCAACTCTCACAAATTACTCCTTCTTCAGTAACTTCTTCTGGGTCAACTATTACAGAAAATCCTTCTCCCGAAGCGATAGAAAATATTCTGGGACATTTACCTTATCCAGAAGCCCCTCCATCCGAGTTAAAACCCATCACTCCTGATGGACGAATTAAAATGAGAATAAATGCTGCCAAAAGTTTTCGCAAAATGCAGCAAGATTCCAGAGCAAGTGGGATCATTTTAACCCCAATTTCGGGTTTTAGAACAATAGCTGAGCAAGAATATTTATTCTTTGAAGTGAAGCGTCAACGCAACCAAGAAACTCGTAAACGAGCAGAAGTAAGTGCGCCTCCTAAATATAGTGAACATCATACAGGATATGCTGTTGATATCGGAGATGGTAATGTTCCAGGTACTAATCTTAGCCCCAGTTTTGAACAAACGGCTGCTTTTCGTTGGCTAAAAAATAATGCCGCAAAATACAGTTTTGAAATTTCTTTTCCTAAGAATAACCCTCAAGGGGTTAGTTATGAACCTTGGCACTGGAGATATGTGGGTGATAGGGATAGTTTAGAAACCTTTTATAAAGCCAGAAATTTACAACCTAAATCTTCAAATTAA